The genomic segment TCGTTGACCCGGCTCGTGGTGTTCTACTAAGCGTGTTCACACAAAAAGCGACTATTGAAGAGCGTATTGAAGCTGGTGGACCAATTGGTTACATCATTATCGGTATTCTTGTTCTTGGTGCGTTGATTTCTATCGAACGTCTAGTAACGCTTTACATCGTAGGTTCACAAGTTAAAGCACAACGTAAGAACATTGATAATCCTGGTAACAACGCGTTAGGTCGTGTACTTAAAGTTTACCAAGAAAACAAAGATGTTGATGTTGAAACACTTGAACTTAAGCTTGACGAAGCTATTCTGAAAGAAACACCAGCTTTAGAAGCTCGTATTTCAATCATTAAAGTACTGGCAGCTATCGCTCCAATGATGGGTCTACTAGGTACAGTAACGGGTATGATCGCAACCTTCCAAACAATTCAATTGTTCGGTACAGGTGACCCACGCTTAATGGCTGGTGGTATTTCTATGGCATTGATGACAACCGTTCAAGGTCTAGTTGCTGCACTTCCATTGATGCTTATGCATGCAATCGTTGTAGCTCGTAGTAAAACAGTTGTTCAAGTTCTTGAAGAGCAAAGTGCTGGTATTATCGCAGTACATGCTGAGAAGAGGGCTGACTAATGATGCTAATCCTGATGGATGTTTGGGACTCTGTCAGGGGCTTCATGGCCACCGGAGGAGATATCCTCTGGTTGGTTGCAGGTGTTTTATTCTTAATGTGGGTATTGATGCTCGAGCGCTTTTGGTACGTCAATTGGGTAGCACCAAAAGAGCATAAAGGCATTATCGACTTATGGAATAATCGAGAGGATTCTACCTCTTGGTATGCGCACCGTATCCGTGAAGCTTGGATGTCCCAAGCAAAACAAGATATGAATGCTCGTATGCTGATGATCAAAACCTTAGTAGCAATCTGTCCTATGATAGGTCTACTAGGAACCGTAACCGGTATGATAGCAGTGTTCGATGTGATGGCAGTTCATGGTACGAGTAACGCTCGTATGATGGCGGCTGGTATTTCAATGGCAACCATGCCAACGATGGCAGGAATGGTTGCAGCATTATCTGGTGTATTTTTTAGCACTCGATTAGATGCAAAAATGAAAATCAGTCTTGAAAAGCTTAAAGATAGCTTGCCGCACCACTAGAGAGAGTATTTAAAATGGCACGTAAAAAGCATTTAAATGTAGAAGAAGAAGCACAAGTAGATATGACTCCGATGCTCGACATCGTATTCATTATGCTTATCTTCTTTATTGTGACGACTTCGTTCATTAAGCCATCAGGCCTTGATTACAAGAAACCTGAAGCTTCTACGGCGACACAACAAAAATCTGCGAACATCTTTATTGGTGTTAGTAAGACTGGCGTTATCAAAATGGAAAACCGTCAGGTTGACATTGAGCGTGTAACAGCAAACGTTGAGCGTATGTTAGCTGAAGCACCTGAAGCGGCGGTATTAATCGAAGCAGACCAAGAAGCCGAACATGGCCTTGTTGTTAAAGTAATGGACAACGTTAAGAAAGCGGGTATCGATAAAATTTCGATTTCAGCGGGGAAAG from the Shewanella japonica genome contains:
- a CDS encoding MotA/TolQ/ExbB proton channel family protein: MMLILMDVWDSVRGFMATGGDILWLVAGVLFLMWVLMLERFWYVNWVAPKEHKGIIDLWNNREDSTSWYAHRIREAWMSQAKQDMNARMLMIKTLVAICPMIGLLGTVTGMIAVFDVMAVHGTSNARMMAAGISMATMPTMAGMVAALSGVFFSTRLDAKMKISLEKLKDSLPHH
- a CDS encoding ExbD/TolR family protein; its protein translation is MARKKHLNVEEEAQVDMTPMLDIVFIMLIFFIVTTSFIKPSGLDYKKPEASTATQQKSANIFIGVSKTGVIKMENRQVDIERVTANVERMLAEAPEAAVLIEADQEAEHGLVVKVMDNVKKAGIDKISISAGKD